Genomic DNA from Methanobrevibacter arboriphilus JCM 13429 = DSM 1125:
AGACTTAGATTATTCCCTAAACCTCCTGAAAAAGGTTTAGTTCTCTTTGTTGGAATGATACCTAAGGGAGGCCCAGGTACCGAGAAGATGGAAACTTTTATTTTTGAACCTCCAGAACCTATTCAAACTTATACTTATCACTGTGACTCAGAATTCTTTTTAGAACCATTAAAACATATGATGGATGTTAAAGAAGTTTATGGTTTAGCTGTCATTGATAGAAAAGAAGCTACTATAGCTACTCTTAAAGGAAAAAGGGTTGATATCTTAAAACATTTAACTAGTGGTGTTCCGGGGAAACATAAAGCAGGAGGTCAATCTCAAAGAAGATTTGATCGTTTGATTGATTTAGCTGCACACGAATTTAAAAAACGTATTGGGGATCATATGAATGATGCGTTTTTGGGTATTGAAGACCTTAAAGGAATTATTTTAGGAGGTCCTGGTCATACAAAAGAAGAGTTTCTTAAAGGGGATTACCTTCAATATGAACTTAAAAATAAAGTTATAGCTACTATTGATACTTCTTATACTGGTGAATTTGGGATAAGGGAAGTTATTGATAAATCTATGGATATTCTAGAAGAAATGGATGTTATGCAAGAAAAACAGCTTGTTCAGAAATTTCTTAAAGAATTGATTGATGAACGTGGTTTAGCTTCTTATGGTGAAGATGATGTGAGAAAAAATCTTCAAATGGGAGCTGTTGATACATTAATCCTTTCTGAAGATCTTATTAAAACAAGGTCAACTATGGAATGTTTAAATTGTGGAAACAAAGTTCAGATAACTTACAAAGACCCTAAAACTGATGAAGAACTTGTATGTGAAAAATGTAATGAAAAAATGAAGGTTTCTGAAGTTAAAGATCTTGTTGATGATTTTGTAGAAATGGCTGAAGAGTTAGGCTCTGATGTTGAAATAATTTCAACCGAAACAGAAGAAGGAATGCAGTTATTCAAAGCATTTGGTGGAATAGGAGCTATTTTAAGATATAGGACATAAATATATAATATAAATAGTATATGTAGAATATAAATAATATTTGTAGAATATAAATATAGGATATACTGGATATGTGTAGGATATGGATGAGATATATTCATGAATATTCTAGATTTAGTTTATTAAAACTAAGTTTATTAACTAATGATTAATCATACTATGATTATTCGATTATATAATTCAATAAGGAGATTTATGCATGAATCAAAGAGAAATAGAACTGTTTGGACATATTATAGATTCTTTAATTCTTCCAAAAACCCTTGATATTATTATGGATCAAGGAGGAGATTTTAAAATAATCGATTTAAATGTTGGAAAAAGAAAGTCTGATGTAAGTAGAGCTAAAATTATAGTTTCAGCAGATTCTCCCTCTCTTTTAAATCAAATATTAGATGAACTTAGTGAAATAGGAGCTACAATTTCAGCAATAGAAGAAGTTGAATTAGTTGCTTCTCCTAATGATAAAGTTGCTCCAGATAATTTTTATTCAACCACCAATCATGTTACTCATATTTTACATAATGGGAACTGGTTACTTGTTGAAAATATTGAAATGGACTGTATGATTGTTATTGACATTGATGAAAACAATAATACTAAAGCTTATTGTAAACCAATTGGAAGGATAAAAAAAGGAGATTTAATTGTTGTAGGAAGAGAAGGGATACGTGTAACTCCTCCCGAACGTCCAAGAGGTAAACAAGGTGTTTTT
This window encodes:
- the prf1 gene encoding peptide chain release factor aRF-1; translation: MSEVSSKELYEFKRTLKELSEKKGRGTELVSVYIPPDRQISDVTKHMREELSQSANIKSKQTKKNVQSAIEVIVQRLRLFPKPPEKGLVLFVGMIPKGGPGTEKMETFIFEPPEPIQTYTYHCDSEFFLEPLKHMMDVKEVYGLAVIDRKEATIATLKGKRVDILKHLTSGVPGKHKAGGQSQRRFDRLIDLAAHEFKKRIGDHMNDAFLGIEDLKGIILGGPGHTKEEFLKGDYLQYELKNKVIATIDTSYTGEFGIREVIDKSMDILEEMDVMQEKQLVQKFLKELIDERGLASYGEDDVRKNLQMGAVDTLILSEDLIKTRSTMECLNCGNKVQITYKDPKTDEELVCEKCNEKMKVSEVKDLVDDFVEMAEELGSDVEIISTETEEGMQLFKAFGGIGAILRYRT